Proteins co-encoded in one Nicotiana sylvestris chromosome 7, ASM39365v2, whole genome shotgun sequence genomic window:
- the LOC138873571 gene encoding uncharacterized protein: MIEKHKQWHEKLAFALLGYRTTIRKSTGATPYMLVYGTEVVIPAEVEIPSLRIIQDAELDDAEWVRIRYEQLALIDGKRMNAIFYGQLYQNRMSRAFNKRFKLRQFTPGQLVSTILAL, translated from the coding sequence atgatagagaagcataagcagtggcatgagaagttagcatttgctttattgggataccgcaccacaattCGCaaatcaaccggggcaactccctatatgttggtttatggtacagaagtagtcattcccgccgaggtagaaattccctccttgagaATCATACAAGACGcagaacttgacgatgcagaatgggtaaggattcgctacgagcagttagctcttatagatgggaaaagaatgaatgcaattttctatggtcaactttatcagaacagaatgtccagagcctttaaCAAAAGATTCAAGCtgagacagtttacaccggggcagctggtgtcaACGATATTAGCTCTATAA